One window of the Brevibacterium limosum genome contains the following:
- the paaD gene encoding 1,2-phenylacetyl-CoA epoxidase subunit PaaD, whose product MLQTHPTAVRAAHTPADDAEAIDRAWAAAERVTDPEMPMLTLLDLGVLRDVTIENDHVVTTITPTYSGCPAMATMRDDLQRELLDAGFPDAEVRVSLTPAWTSDWITERGKKALKDAGISPPGAAPARQGPVALTLMPTRRAVTCVLCGSDDVRLSSEFGATACKAMYQCNDCLEPFDHVKEI is encoded by the coding sequence ATGCTTCAGACGCACCCGACCGCCGTCCGCGCAGCTCACACCCCGGCCGACGACGCCGAGGCGATCGACCGTGCCTGGGCCGCCGCCGAACGTGTGACCGACCCCGAGATGCCGATGCTCACTCTGCTCGACCTCGGCGTCCTGCGCGACGTCACGATCGAGAACGACCACGTCGTCACCACCATCACCCCCACCTATTCGGGATGTCCGGCGATGGCGACGATGCGCGATGACCTGCAGCGCGAACTCCTCGACGCCGGATTCCCCGACGCCGAGGTGCGTGTGTCCCTGACACCTGCCTGGACGAGCGACTGGATCACCGAGCGCGGGAAGAAGGCGCTCAAGGACGCCGGAATCTCCCCACCCGGAGCCGCACCGGCCCGGCAGGGCCCGGTCGCGCTGACGCTCATGCCCACCCGCCGGGCAGTGACCTGTGTGCTGTGCGGATCGGACGATGTCAGGCTGTCCTCCGAATTCGGCGCGACCGCATGCAAGGCGATGTACCAGTGCAACGACTGCCTCGAACCGTTCGACCATGTGAAGGAGATCTGA
- the paaC gene encoding 1,2-phenylacetyl-CoA epoxidase subunit PaaC encodes MTANNEPTIHVEHDEAGTNVDHDTHDNAYSGLLVNDANWAFGTDFEDPLAGVDTTVPDGVDPKDLGAYCLMLGDDALVFSQRISEWCSMAPDLEEDIALANIALDLLGQARLLLARAAAADPELVPELPAGSPVPDEDRLAYFRNDLAFRNVRLAEVPNGDFAEAVAKILIYSTWRLAIFERLTGSRDTVLAAIAAKGVKEMSYHRDFAGRWVLTLARGTEESKSRLMSALDGLWPLWTELFETHPVEAAVAAAGIGVDPAEVADEASVIIDQVFAAAGIDRPECGGLAGVGVHGGKGRDGLHTEALSKLLADMQVVAREHPEGQW; translated from the coding sequence ATGACTGCGAACAACGAACCCACCATCCACGTCGAACACGACGAAGCCGGCACGAACGTCGACCACGATACGCACGACAACGCGTACTCCGGACTGCTCGTCAACGACGCGAACTGGGCCTTCGGCACCGACTTCGAAGACCCCCTGGCCGGTGTCGACACGACCGTGCCCGACGGCGTCGACCCCAAGGACCTCGGCGCGTACTGCCTGATGCTCGGCGATGACGCGCTCGTCTTCAGCCAGCGGATCTCTGAGTGGTGCTCGATGGCCCCTGACCTCGAAGAGGACATCGCGCTGGCGAACATCGCCCTCGACCTCCTCGGCCAGGCGCGTCTCCTGCTCGCCCGCGCCGCAGCCGCCGACCCGGAGCTCGTGCCCGAACTGCCCGCAGGCTCCCCGGTGCCCGATGAAGACCGGCTCGCGTACTTCCGCAACGACCTCGCCTTCCGCAACGTCCGCCTGGCCGAGGTCCCCAACGGCGACTTCGCCGAGGCGGTCGCGAAGATCCTCATCTACTCCACCTGGCGCCTGGCGATCTTCGAACGCCTCACCGGCAGCCGCGACACCGTGCTCGCGGCCATCGCGGCCAAGGGTGTGAAGGAGATGTCCTACCACCGCGACTTCGCCGGACGCTGGGTGCTCACCCTGGCCCGCGGCACCGAGGAATCGAAGTCCCGCCTGATGAGCGCGCTCGACGGCCTGTGGCCGCTGTGGACCGAACTCTTCGAGACCCACCCGGTCGAAGCCGCCGTGGCCGCAGCCGGCATCGGCGTCGACCCCGCCGAGGTGGCCGACGAAGCTTCCGTGATCATCGATCAGGTGTTCGCCGCGGCCGGCATCGACCGGCCCGAGTGCGGCGGTCTGGCCGGGGTCGGCGTCCACGGCGGCAAGGGTCGCGACGGACTCCACACGGAAGCCCTGTCGAAGCTGCTCGCCGATATGCAGGTCGTCGCCCGGGAGCACCCGGAGGGGCAGTGGTGA
- the paaB gene encoding 1,2-phenylacetyl-CoA epoxidase subunit PaaB, with protein sequence MTETNPGPASANDNTASGKAPRGEWPLYEVFVRGKRGLNHVHVGSLHAADDQMALHHARDVYTRRNEGVSIWVVRAADITASSPDEKDPMFAPSGDKVYRHPTFYDIPDDVPHM encoded by the coding sequence ATGACCGAGACCAACCCGGGCCCAGCCTCGGCGAATGACAACACCGCCTCGGGGAAGGCACCCCGCGGCGAATGGCCGCTCTACGAGGTCTTCGTCCGCGGCAAGCGCGGACTCAACCACGTCCACGTCGGATCCCTGCACGCCGCCGATGATCAGATGGCCCTGCACCACGCCCGCGACGTCTACACCCGACGCAACGAAGGCGTGAGCATCTGGGTCGTCCGCGCAGCCGACATCACGGCCTCGAGCCCGGACGAGAAAGACCCGATGTTCGCCCCCAGCGGCGACAAGGTCTACCGCCACCCCACCTTCTACGACATCCCCGACGATGTCCCCCATATGTGA
- the paaA gene encoding 1,2-phenylacetyl-CoA epoxidase subunit PaaA → MTTQMNDNRHDEAQLQEQFDATIEAKDRIEPRDWMPEAYRKTLIRQVAQHAHSEIIGMQPEGNWISRAPSLRRKAILLAKVQDEAGHGLYLYSAAETLGATRNELTEKLVAGKQKYSSIFNYPTLSYTDVGTIGWLVDGAAICNQVPLCRTSFGPYGRAMIRICKEESFHQRQGYELLMTMMRGTEAQREMVQESVNRFWWPALMMFGPPDDNSPNTEQSMAWGIKTHTNDELRQKFVDMSVPQAEALGVTFPDENLKWNEERGHFDFSTPNWDEFWDVVKGNGPCNEQRLNHRRRAWDEGAWVREAALAFAENQAAEAAAPETSSPAAGVDTTTPEETAK, encoded by the coding sequence ATGACAACTCAAATGAACGACAACCGCCACGACGAGGCGCAGCTGCAGGAGCAGTTCGACGCCACGATCGAGGCCAAGGATCGGATCGAACCCCGGGACTGGATGCCCGAGGCCTACCGCAAGACGCTCATCCGCCAGGTCGCGCAGCACGCGCACTCGGAGATCATCGGCATGCAGCCAGAAGGCAACTGGATCTCGCGCGCGCCTTCTCTGCGGCGCAAGGCGATCCTGCTGGCCAAGGTCCAGGACGAAGCCGGACACGGCCTCTACCTCTACTCGGCCGCCGAGACCCTCGGGGCCACGCGCAACGAGCTCACCGAGAAGCTCGTCGCCGGCAAGCAGAAGTACTCCTCGATCTTCAACTACCCGACCCTGTCCTACACGGATGTCGGTACGATCGGCTGGCTCGTCGACGGGGCGGCCATCTGCAACCAGGTGCCGCTGTGCCGGACCTCCTTCGGCCCCTACGGCCGCGCGATGATCCGCATCTGCAAGGAAGAGTCCTTCCACCAGCGCCAGGGCTACGAACTGCTGATGACGATGATGCGCGGCACCGAGGCCCAGCGTGAGATGGTCCAGGAATCGGTCAACCGCTTCTGGTGGCCGGCGCTGATGATGTTCGGACCGCCCGACGACAACTCGCCGAACACCGAGCAGTCGATGGCCTGGGGCATCAAGACCCACACCAACGACGAGCTGCGCCAGAAGTTCGTCGACATGTCCGTCCCGCAGGCCGAGGCCCTCGGCGTGACGTTCCCCGATGAGAACCTCAAGTGGAACGAAGAGCGCGGACACTTCGACTTCTCCACCCCGAACTGGGACGAATTCTGGGACGTCGTCAAGGGCAACGGCCCCTGCAACGAACAGCGCCTCAACCACCGCAGGCGCGCCTGGGACGAAGGGGCCTGGGTGCGCGAAGCCGCGCTCGCCTTCGCCGAGAACCAAGCCGCCGAGGCGGCCGCCCCCGAAACGTCGTCCCCCGCAGCCGGAGTCGACACCACCACACCCGAGGAGACAGCGAAATGA
- the paaI gene encoding hydroxyphenylacetyl-CoA thioesterase PaaI has product MGQPAHDTTTAESETPSDPSPTEAAPESRTEAATPPPADSLTEAGPETEAAHETSASPADSTTEAAPEFTGAAAMFANDRASQHLGITVDDHGPGWAQCSMTVTEIMTNGHDITHGGYVFLFADTTFAMACNYPGSITVASGGDIDFLKPTYLGDELVARGHEVVKQGRSGIYDVTVTRGDDIIATYRGRSRTLPARK; this is encoded by the coding sequence ATGGGCCAGCCCGCCCACGATACGACGACCGCGGAGTCGGAGACCCCAAGCGACCCCTCCCCCACCGAGGCGGCTCCCGAATCTCGCACCGAGGCGGCCACTCCGCCCCCCGCAGATTCCCTCACAGAGGCGGGCCCAGAGACCGAGGCGGCCCACGAAACCAGTGCGTCCCCCGCAGATTCCACCACCGAGGCCGCGCCCGAGTTCACCGGTGCGGCCGCGATGTTCGCCAATGATCGCGCCTCCCAGCACCTGGGCATCACCGTCGATGACCACGGACCCGGCTGGGCGCAGTGCTCGATGACGGTCACCGAGATCATGACCAACGGCCACGACATCACCCACGGCGGCTACGTCTTCCTCTTCGCCGACACCACTTTCGCGATGGCCTGCAACTATCCCGGCTCGATCACCGTCGCCTCGGGAGGGGACATCGACTTCCTCAAACCCACCTACCTCGGTGACGAGCTCGTCGCCCGCGGCCACGAAGTCGTCAAGCAGGGCCGCTCGGGCATCTACGACGTCACGGTCACCCGCGGCGACGACATCATCGCCACCTACCGCGGCCGCTCCCGCACGCTGCCCGCCCGCAAGTAG
- a CDS encoding AMP-binding protein: MTETDLDAGERMSLDELRADQLKNLKTSVTSVYERVPFYRKAFDDLGVTPADITSLEDIAKLPFTTKQDLRDNYPFGLFAVPQDQVARIHASSGTTGLPTVVGYTMGDLDRWGSLIARSILGAGGKRGQMMHNAYGYGLFTGGLGVHGAERHGFTVVPISGGQTPRQVQLIQDFKPDIITATPTYLLTILDEFHKQGIDPTSTSLKTAICGAEPWTDEMRKEIENSFNINAVDIYGLSEVMGPGVACESAVTKDGPTIWEDHFYPEIVDPFTGEALPDGQEGELVFTSLTKEALPIIRYRTHDLATLLPGTARPNFRRISRITGRSDDLMIIRGVNVYPANVETVLFEFAPLSPHFQLVLTRPGRMDEMTVEVEAREGVGAVEIDGLDKLVAARIKERLGVSCTIDIKLPGDLPRSVGKMKRIIDRREGVR, from the coding sequence ATGACTGAGACCGACCTCGACGCCGGCGAACGGATGAGCCTGGACGAGCTGCGCGCCGACCAGCTGAAGAACCTCAAGACCTCGGTGACCTCGGTGTACGAACGGGTGCCGTTCTACCGGAAGGCCTTCGACGACCTCGGCGTCACTCCCGCAGACATCACGAGCCTCGAGGACATCGCGAAGCTGCCGTTCACGACCAAGCAGGACCTGCGCGACAACTACCCGTTCGGGCTCTTCGCCGTCCCGCAGGACCAGGTCGCCCGCATCCACGCCTCCTCGGGCACCACCGGCCTGCCGACGGTCGTCGGATACACGATGGGCGATCTCGATCGGTGGGGCAGCCTCATCGCCCGGTCCATCCTCGGTGCCGGCGGCAAGCGCGGACAGATGATGCACAACGCCTACGGATACGGCCTGTTCACCGGCGGACTCGGCGTCCACGGGGCGGAGCGTCACGGGTTCACCGTCGTCCCGATCTCCGGCGGTCAGACCCCGCGCCAGGTGCAGCTCATCCAGGACTTCAAGCCGGACATCATCACGGCCACCCCAACCTACCTGCTCACGATCCTCGACGAATTCCACAAGCAGGGCATCGACCCGACCTCGACGAGCCTGAAGACAGCGATCTGCGGCGCGGAGCCGTGGACGGACGAGATGCGCAAGGAGATCGAGAACTCCTTCAACATCAACGCCGTCGACATCTACGGCCTCTCCGAGGTCATGGGCCCCGGCGTGGCCTGCGAATCCGCAGTCACGAAGGACGGCCCGACGATCTGGGAGGACCACTTCTACCCGGAGATCGTCGATCCCTTCACCGGCGAGGCGCTGCCCGACGGCCAGGAGGGCGAACTCGTCTTCACCTCGCTGACGAAGGAAGCGCTGCCGATCATCCGCTACCGCACGCACGATCTGGCGACGCTGCTGCCGGGCACCGCACGTCCGAACTTCCGCCGCATCTCGCGCATCACCGGCCGCTCCGATGACCTCATGATCATCCGCGGCGTCAACGTCTACCCCGCGAACGTCGAGACCGTGCTCTTCGAGTTCGCGCCCCTGAGCCCGCACTTCCAGCTCGTCCTCACCCGCCCGGGTCGGATGGATGAGATGACCGTCGAGGTCGAGGCCCGAGAAGGCGTCGGCGCCGTTGAGATCGATGGTCTCGACAAGCTCGTGGCCGCCCGGATCAAGGAGCGCCTCGGCGTCTCCTGCACCATCGACATCAAGCTGCCCGGTGACCTGCCGCGCTCGGTCGGCAAGATGAAGCGCATCATCGACCGCCGCGAAGGCGTGCGCTGA
- a CDS encoding TetR/AcrR family transcriptional regulator has product MPESSSPASTSPGSTSPTSASNASAAADPSTTPAEATAPTPAGSAEATAKRSRRGRPGYDRETLINKATEVFVSRGYDGTSMDTVARELGITKSAIYHHVKSKEELLHLAISRGIRALDSAVETESLRENLTALERLQLAVRASVVILIEYHHSVTLLLRVRGNSPLERDALEARRNIDAKVRALVESAIAEGGLRSDFTPGLITRLLFGMVNSITEWYRPGYPVDPDTIAEAVTTMAFQGLES; this is encoded by the coding sequence ATGCCCGAATCGTCCTCACCCGCGTCGACATCTCCCGGATCGACGTCGCCGACGTCTGCATCGAACGCTTCGGCCGCGGCAGATCCGTCGACCACCCCCGCCGAGGCGACCGCCCCCACGCCTGCCGGCTCCGCCGAGGCGACCGCCAAACGTTCGCGCCGCGGCCGTCCCGGCTACGACCGGGAGACGCTGATCAACAAGGCCACGGAGGTCTTCGTCTCCCGCGGCTACGACGGCACCTCCATGGACACGGTCGCCCGTGAGCTCGGCATCACGAAGTCAGCGATCTACCACCATGTGAAGTCGAAGGAAGAGCTGCTGCATCTGGCGATCAGCCGCGGGATCCGCGCGCTCGACTCGGCAGTCGAGACCGAGAGCCTGCGTGAGAACCTCACCGCGCTCGAGCGCCTGCAGCTGGCCGTGCGCGCCAGCGTGGTCATCCTCATCGAGTACCACCATTCGGTGACCCTGCTGCTGCGCGTGCGCGGCAACTCACCGCTCGAGCGCGACGCACTTGAGGCCCGCCGCAACATCGATGCGAAGGTCCGTGCGCTTGTCGAAAGCGCCATCGCCGAGGGCGGTCTGCGCTCGGACTTCACCCCGGGTCTCATCACACGTCTGCTCTTCGGCATGGTCAACTCGATCACCGAGTGGTATCGACCCGGCTATCCCGTCGACCCCGACACCATCGCCGAGGCGGTCACGACGATGGCCTTCCAGGGCCTGGAGAGCTGA
- a CDS encoding TetR/AcrR family transcriptional regulator: protein MSDEGRQYAGSSAAERTSARREQIIAAGLSLFGTQGYRATTVGAVCESAGLNKRYFYESFSTLEDLLCAVYEQVVADLRATVLAGGGDSAPEVLRGFIAAFLHWAQADPVRARVHLFEVLGVSARVDELYRRHGRSIGGELVDRLAASVPGLRATDEKRRILGDVLVGAGIQLVVDWVISGYEPPREELLAEMDGTVEWVVAAGMSALGFDLG, encoded by the coding sequence GTGAGTGATGAGGGACGCCAGTACGCCGGCAGCAGCGCCGCAGAGCGCACCAGCGCTCGTCGCGAGCAGATCATCGCGGCCGGCCTCTCCCTTTTCGGCACCCAGGGGTATCGGGCGACGACAGTCGGGGCGGTCTGTGAGTCCGCGGGCCTCAACAAGCGCTATTTCTACGAATCGTTCTCCACCCTCGAAGACCTCCTCTGCGCGGTCTACGAGCAGGTCGTCGCCGATCTGCGCGCGACTGTGCTCGCCGGCGGCGGGGACAGCGCCCCCGAGGTGCTGCGCGGCTTCATCGCCGCCTTCCTCCACTGGGCTCAGGCCGATCCGGTGAGGGCACGCGTGCATCTCTTCGAAGTGCTCGGGGTCAGCGCGCGGGTCGACGAGCTCTATCGCCGACATGGGAGGTCGATCGGCGGCGAACTGGTCGACCGTCTGGCCGCGTCGGTCCCCGGGTTGAGGGCCACGGACGAAAAGCGGCGCATCCTCGGCGATGTGCTCGTCGGAGCGGGAATCCAACTCGTCGTCGATTGGGTGATCAGCGGTTACGAGCCGCCGCGCGAGGAGCTGCTGGCCGAGATGGACGGGACGGTGGAGTGGGTCGTCGCCGCCGGGATGTCGGCGCTCGGCTTCGACCTCGGCTGA
- a CDS encoding glycerol-3-phosphate dehydrogenase/oxidase, translating to MKSTLPGDSALNAGRRARDLASVTEGEVDLVVIGGGFTGVGVALDAAARGLSVALVERGDLASGTSSWSSKLAHGGLRYLAKADIGIAWESAVERGRLMNTIAPHLIRPLPMIFPLHPGIGRVEAAVTSAGFHAGDALRMLARTPKELLPHPRRISAAAVRRLAPTTDAAGLRGGLLSWDGQLIDDARLVVALARTAADHGARIITYAEATAVEPGRVHVRDRLTGDEHTIGAKQIVNAAGVWSDTLSDEVELAPSKGSHILVPAARLGHPEAAITAPVPGHFGRYVFAVPWHNGLVMIGLTDDPHHGPIPERAHPDGDEETFLLDTINAVLGDKLTPEDIVGSYAGFRPLIKSAGASASADLSRRHALLRDSRTGALTIVGGKLTAYRRMAEDAVDAVVEAGGLSAGPCRTAELGLVGKGTPAPGLPERLVAVFGTEAAKVAAYGDADPALNEPVREGIPLTGAEVRFAVEHELALTVEDVIDRRSRWGLVDADRTDLYDSVVRLAPELITESRHEG from the coding sequence ATGAAGTCCACCCTTCCAGGAGACTCCGCGCTCAACGCTGGTCGACGAGCTCGGGACCTCGCCTCCGTCACCGAAGGCGAGGTCGACCTCGTCGTCATCGGCGGCGGATTCACCGGCGTCGGGGTCGCCCTCGACGCGGCGGCCCGTGGGCTCAGCGTCGCCCTCGTCGAACGCGGCGACCTCGCCTCGGGCACCAGCAGCTGGAGCTCCAAACTCGCCCACGGCGGACTGCGCTACCTAGCCAAGGCCGACATCGGGATCGCATGGGAATCAGCCGTCGAACGCGGCCGGCTGATGAACACCATCGCCCCGCACCTCATCCGGCCGCTGCCGATGATCTTCCCGCTGCACCCGGGGATCGGCCGCGTCGAGGCCGCCGTGACGAGCGCCGGCTTCCACGCCGGCGACGCCCTGCGGATGCTCGCGCGCACCCCGAAGGAACTGCTCCCCCACCCCCGCCGGATCTCGGCCGCCGCAGTCCGGCGGCTCGCCCCGACCACCGACGCCGCTGGTCTGCGCGGCGGACTGCTCAGCTGGGACGGCCAGCTCATCGACGACGCCAGGCTCGTCGTCGCCTTGGCCCGCACGGCCGCAGACCATGGTGCACGCATCATCACCTACGCCGAGGCGACCGCCGTCGAACCCGGCCGCGTGCACGTCAGGGACCGCCTCACCGGGGACGAGCACACCATCGGCGCCAAGCAGATCGTCAACGCCGCCGGCGTCTGGTCCGATACGCTCTCCGACGAGGTCGAACTGGCCCCCAGCAAGGGTTCGCACATCCTCGTGCCGGCCGCTCGCCTGGGCCACCCGGAGGCCGCGATCACCGCACCGGTGCCCGGTCATTTCGGCCGCTACGTCTTCGCTGTGCCGTGGCACAACGGTCTGGTCATGATCGGCCTCACCGACGATCCGCATCATGGGCCGATCCCGGAGCGCGCCCACCCCGACGGCGACGAAGAGACGTTCCTCCTCGACACGATCAACGCCGTCCTCGGCGACAAGCTCACGCCTGAGGACATCGTCGGCAGCTACGCAGGCTTCCGCCCGCTGATCAAGAGCGCGGGAGCGTCAGCCAGCGCCGACCTCTCCCGCAGGCACGCCCTGCTGCGCGACTCGCGGACCGGTGCGCTGACCATCGTCGGCGGCAAACTCACCGCCTACCGACGCATGGCCGAAGACGCCGTCGACGCCGTGGTCGAAGCCGGCGGCCTGTCGGCCGGGCCGTGCCGGACCGCCGAACTCGGACTCGTCGGCAAGGGCACCCCCGCCCCCGGCCTGCCCGAACGCCTGGTCGCCGTCTTCGGAACCGAGGCCGCGAAGGTCGCCGCCTACGGTGACGCCGACCCCGCCCTCAACGAACCGGTGAGAGAGGGGATCCCGCTGACCGGGGCGGAAGTCCGCTTCGCCGTCGAGCACGAACTCGCCCTCACGGTCGAGGACGTCATCGACCGGCGGTCTCGTTGGGGTCTCGTCGACGCCGATCGCACCGACCTCTATGACTCTGTGGTCCGGCTCGCTCCGGAACTCATCACCGAATCACGACACGAAGGATGA
- a CDS encoding FAD-binding oxidoreductase, protein MDNTRPRMRWWGWGEDGNDGPVKPGAKKILSRHCGWPAGVDHPPVALEDVSLPESTLTDEVRTRLTETVGEDFVRDDRAVRVSHAAGRSLPDLIRLRSGALTHAPDAVVYPASDAEVDALLTVCSEESVAVVPFGGGTSVVGGITAARAQFSACVSISLARLDKIVDIDEESLTATVQAGVFGPDLEEALQARGFTLAHYPQSFEFSTVGGWVATRSAGQQSTGYGRIDENVYGLRCSTPCGPIELRTTPATAAGPNPRQLFVGSEGTLGIITEVTLRIRRTPQSSLADSWFFPDFASGTAALRDMEQSGLRLDIARLSDVNETAFGLSQLGSELQRKGILAYLRARGVSTPCLLVVRFDGRPTENRSRRSEARSIARKHKGANLGAAPETTWEKHRFSTPYLRDQLLQEGMIVETLETSAPWSTVEQLHDTISAAVEKALADRGTPAFVLCHVSHLYASGCSLYYTIFAEQQPGAEIAQWKALKSAAGDAIVAGGGTITHHHAVGTDHAPWMTAETGGLWLRMLRAAKAEVDPAGIMNPDKLMNGPARL, encoded by the coding sequence ATGGACAACACTCGACCGCGCATGCGCTGGTGGGGCTGGGGCGAGGACGGCAACGACGGCCCCGTCAAGCCCGGCGCGAAGAAGATCCTCAGCAGGCACTGCGGCTGGCCGGCCGGGGTCGATCACCCGCCGGTGGCACTCGAGGACGTCTCGCTGCCCGAATCGACGCTCACCGATGAGGTGCGCACCCGCCTCACCGAGACCGTGGGCGAGGACTTCGTCCGCGACGATCGTGCCGTCCGCGTCTCCCATGCGGCCGGCCGCAGCCTGCCCGACCTCATCCGCCTGCGCAGCGGAGCGCTCACCCACGCTCCCGATGCGGTGGTCTACCCCGCGTCCGACGCCGAGGTGGACGCCCTGCTGACCGTGTGCAGCGAAGAATCCGTTGCGGTCGTTCCGTTCGGCGGCGGCACGAGCGTCGTCGGCGGCATCACCGCCGCCCGTGCGCAGTTCTCGGCATGCGTGAGCATCAGCCTGGCCCGCCTCGACAAGATCGTCGACATCGACGAAGAATCGCTGACGGCCACGGTCCAAGCCGGCGTCTTCGGACCCGATCTGGAGGAGGCGCTGCAGGCTCGCGGCTTCACGCTCGCCCACTACCCCCAGTCCTTCGAATTCAGCACCGTCGGCGGCTGGGTCGCTACCCGATCTGCCGGTCAGCAGTCGACCGGATACGGACGCATCGACGAGAACGTGTACGGCCTGCGCTGTTCGACTCCGTGCGGTCCGATCGAGCTGCGGACCACCCCAGCCACCGCGGCCGGCCCGAATCCGCGCCAGCTGTTCGTCGGCTCCGAGGGGACGCTGGGCATCATCACCGAGGTGACGCTGCGCATCCGCCGCACACCGCAGTCGAGCCTGGCCGACTCCTGGTTCTTCCCCGATTTCGCTTCGGGAACCGCGGCGCTGCGTGACATGGAGCAGTCGGGACTCCGCCTTGACATCGCGCGGCTCTCGGATGTCAACGAGACCGCGTTCGGGCTCTCTCAGCTCGGCAGCGAACTGCAGCGCAAGGGCATCCTCGCCTATCTGCGCGCTCGCGGAGTCTCGACTCCCTGCCTGCTCGTCGTCCGCTTCGACGGACGCCCGACCGAGAATCGCTCACGCCGCTCCGAGGCCCGCTCGATCGCCCGGAAGCACAAGGGCGCCAACCTCGGCGCGGCTCCGGAGACGACGTGGGAGAAGCACCGCTTCTCGACCCCGTACCTGCGCGATCAGCTGCTGCAGGAGGGGATGATCGTCGAGACGTTGGAGACCTCGGCACCATGGTCGACGGTCGAACAGCTCCACGACACGATCAGCGCCGCCGTCGAGAAAGCCCTGGCCGATCGCGGGACACCCGCGTTCGTGCTCTGCCACGTCTCGCACCTCTACGCCTCGGGATGTTCGCTGTACTACACGATCTTCGCCGAGCAGCAGCCCGGTGCGGAGATCGCCCAGTGGAAGGCGCTGAAGTCCGCGGCCGGCGACGCCATCGTCGCAGGCGGCGGCACGATCACCCACCACCACGCCGTGGGCACCGACCACGCCCCCTGGATGACAGCAGAGACCGGTGGGCTGTGGCTGCGGATGCTGCGGGCGGCCAAGGCCGAGGTCGACCCCGCAGGCATCATGAATCCGGACAAGCTCATGAACGGACCTGCAAGGCTGTGA
- a CDS encoding diacylglycerol/lipid kinase family protein, whose translation MSGDPEDKDSTVRGSAGPTADRSTVPVILNPTARRGAVLKRIDPLVEAFAAHGLEARLVRSTSEEHAKELAAGFAADGARVVGALGGDGMARSVAAGLVDTETSLGVIAGGRGNDLIGKLGIPKGTEGAVANIAAGRDQIIDVLDLDGKVSLSNVCLGLDSTVQRHANSAKYVKGQWVYLYGVLRAILPPKSIELELTVDGKRVDFRGLTAGFANSGRYGGGLKLSPEAELDDGLIDVVLLKDAFLPRLAVELVAFMSGRHDRHPHIHFGHAREIRIDTPAGATPVAIVADGDEIGQTPATVTIRPSSLKVRVPRQ comes from the coding sequence GTGAGCGGCGACCCCGAAGACAAGGACTCCACGGTCAGGGGATCCGCAGGCCCGACCGCCGATCGCTCGACCGTGCCCGTGATCCTCAATCCCACCGCACGCAGAGGCGCCGTGCTCAAGCGCATCGATCCGCTGGTCGAGGCCTTTGCCGCCCATGGTCTCGAGGCGCGGCTCGTGAGGAGCACGAGCGAGGAGCATGCGAAGGAGCTCGCCGCCGGATTCGCCGCAGATGGCGCACGGGTCGTGGGCGCACTCGGCGGTGACGGGATGGCGCGTTCGGTCGCGGCCGGCCTCGTGGATACGGAGACGTCTCTGGGCGTCATCGCCGGCGGTCGCGGCAACGACCTCATCGGCAAGCTCGGCATCCCCAAGGGCACCGAGGGGGCCGTGGCGAACATCGCCGCCGGCCGCGATCAGATCATCGATGTCCTCGACCTCGACGGGAAGGTCAGTCTCAGCAATGTCTGCCTCGGCCTCGACTCAACCGTCCAGCGCCACGCGAACTCGGCCAAGTACGTCAAGGGACAGTGGGTGTACCTGTATGGGGTCCTCCGGGCGATCCTGCCGCCGAAGAGCATCGAGCTCGAGCTGACCGTCGACGGCAAGCGCGTCGATTTCCGGGGCCTGACCGCAGGCTTCGCGAACTCGGGTCGCTACGGGGGCGGGCTCAAGCTCTCCCCCGAGGCGGAGCTCGACGACGGGCTCATCGACGTCGTCCTGCTCAAGGACGCGTTCCTGCCCAGACTCGCTGTCGAGCTCGTCGCGTTCATGTCGGGCAGGCACGACCGTCACCCGCATATCCACTTCGGCCATGCTCGCGAGATCCGCATCGATACCCCGGCCGGCGCAACTCCGGTCGCCATCGTCGCCGATGGCGACGAGATCGGCCAGACCCCGGCCACCGTGACGATTCGTCCGTCGTCACTGAAGGTCCGCGTCCCCCGCCAGTGA